In Sphaerospermopsis torques-reginae ITEP-024, the genomic window AGACTTCCTTTCACCAGTAATAGAAACAGCTTCAGGAGTGACTTCAACATTCACATCTTTAGCTTCTAAACCAGGTAGTTCTAGTTTCAATTTATAAGCATCATCAGTTTCTTCGAGTTCAGCAGCAGGGATAAAAGTTAACCCTCCTCTTTCACTGCCATCACCTGGTATCATTCTTTCAAACAAACGATTCATCCGCCTTTGTAAAGTATCAATTTCGCGGAAAGGATCCCAACGTTCAAGTTCGCGGAAAGGTTCTAAACGTTCAAGATCGCGGATAGGGTCCCAACGAACTAATGCCATATCTATCTCCTATACAATGCTGTATTTGGCTTGCGGAGGCTTAATTTTCAGCTTCACAGATGGTAAACTATACTCGTATATTTTTTAAATCTTTTATTGCGTGAAGCTTGATCTTTTGCTTCCTAAATAAACCATAACACCAAGATTTAAATTTAGTAGGTTCGGTTTTATAGCTATAAAAATCGCAATAGCCGTACCTGCTACATTGTTTCACAATTTGTTACAAGCATGGCTATAAAAAATACACCTTATGTTAGTTGTAAATATCTCAACATTACCCTCAGTTATCAATGGACAATTGACAATTGATAATTGATAATTAATTGTTTAATTCCAGCTTTAAAACCTCCTATTTCCAGGGAAAAAGCTAAAAATGCCGCTTTTTCAATCTTCTTCCTTTAAGGGTGAGGTAGTTGTCAATTGTTCATTGTCAATTTTTCATTGTCAATTGTTCATTATTGAAGGCTATGCAGCAGTCAATTTTTTATCAAAAAAACAGAAAATAAAAATCCCTCTTAGGTAGAGTTATCAAGTAAAAACAATATTGTCATTCTAACTTATGAGATATATATTGTAGTAAAACTTTTTCATGTTCACGAATAAAAAAGTGATCACCAGGAAACTTATGTAAAGA contains:
- a CDS encoding Hsp20/alpha crystallin family protein, whose amino-acid sequence is MALVRWDPIRDLERLEPFRELERWDPFREIDTLQRRMNRLFERMIPGDGSERGGLTFIPAAELEETDDAYKLKLELPGLEAKDVNVEVTPEAVSITGERKSETTTEREGYTRSEFRYGKFQRVIPLPSTVKHEEVNAEYKDGILRLNLPKAEPEKQKAFKVNLG